Genomic DNA from Selenomonas sp. oral taxon 126:
AGCAGTGGTGGATGTACCACGGCGAGGGCGCAGTGAAGGAGGCACATTGATATGGCAGAGATCATCGAGACCACCGGCAGAACCGTCGAGGATGCACTCTCGCACGCCCTCGACAAACTCGGCTGCGGCAGAGAAGAGGTCACCTATGAGATCGTACAGGAGCCCTCGGGCGGCTTCCTCGGCCTCTGGGGAAAAAGGGAGGCGCGCATCCGCGTGACGACGCGCCCCGTGATCCCGCCGCAGCGCACGGAGATCCAGACCCCTGCGCCGCCGACCGTCCTTGCACCGTCTCCTCAGCCGTCCACCATGCCGCAGGAAGAGCGTGCACAGGACGAGGGATTCGGCATTAAAAAGCGCTTTCACACCGATCTGCGCTCCTCCGCGCGCAAGGCGGCAGAGCAGAGCGCACCGCAGCGTGGCGGTGAACAGCGCCGCGAGAACATAGCGCGTGGCGGCTATGGCGATCGTCAGGAGCGTCCCGCACGCATGGGCGAGGAGCGCCGTGCACCGCGCGAGAGCAGCGGACAGGGCGGCTATGGCGAGCGACGCGAGCGCGGCGGATACGGCGAGACGCGGGAGCGTTCCGTGCGCAGCCGCTACGGGGACGAGCGGCAGGATTTCCGTCGGGAGCGGCGGGAACGCCCCTCCTACGAGCGCACAGGTGCAGGCTATGAGGGGAGTCATCGCGAGCGGACGGACAGTCAGCTCATCCCGCTCACCGACGAGATGATGGCGGCAGCGGAGAAATTCCTCGGCGAGATCTTTGCCGCAATGGGACTCTCCGTCACCCTGCACCGCACGGATACGCCCTCGGGCACGATCTTTAACATGCAGGGCGACAGCCTCGGAATCCTTATTGGCAAACACGGCGCGACGCTCGACTCGCTGCAATACCTCACGAACCTCGTTGTGAACAAGATCCCCGAGACGGGCTATGCGCGCATCATTCTCGATGTAGAGGACTACCGCGCGCGCCGTGAGGAGACGCTCACACGCCTCGCGGGGCATCTCGCGGACAAGGCGTGCCGCATCGGCGAGGAGATTCACCTCGAGCCCATGAGCCGCCACGAGCGCAAGATCATCCACATGGCGCTGCAGGACAATCGCCGCGTCACCACCTACAGCGCGGGCGACAACCCGCGCCGCTACGTCGTCATCGTGCCACGCCGCCGCCGCTATACGCGCG
This window encodes:
- the jag gene encoding RNA-binding cell elongation regulator Jag/EloR, producing MAEIIETTGRTVEDALSHALDKLGCGREEVTYEIVQEPSGGFLGLWGKREARIRVTTRPVIPPQRTEIQTPAPPTVLAPSPQPSTMPQEERAQDEGFGIKKRFHTDLRSSARKAAEQSAPQRGGEQRRENIARGGYGDRQERPARMGEERRAPRESSGQGGYGERRERGGYGETRERSVRSRYGDERQDFRRERRERPSYERTGAGYEGSHRERTDSQLIPLTDEMMAAAEKFLGEIFAAMGLSVTLHRTDTPSGTIFNMQGDSLGILIGKHGATLDSLQYLTNLVVNKIPETGYARIILDVEDYRARREETLTRLAGHLADKACRIGEEIHLEPMSRHERKIIHMALQDNRRVTTYSAGDNPRRYVVIVPRRRRYTRDYEEQGYDRYER